The Bos indicus isolate NIAB-ARS_2022 breed Sahiwal x Tharparkar chromosome X, NIAB-ARS_B.indTharparkar_mat_pri_1.0, whole genome shotgun sequence genome has a window encoding:
- the LOC139181244 gene encoding nuclear RNA export factor 3-like, whose amino-acid sequence MLLSILEHTDKVNSLQRRARSSGIYRRQYACWSEPVTSQQQQDRDSKESDARMDIQGRYAPYAIPSHHWRSSFQRKDQMHVNMETDQKPPERTMKTNRQDETLGSWFKIIIPFGTKYDEKWLMNLIQKKCSVPFTAVEFHYEKMQAQFFVENANVACALKNVSGKICNEDNEKISIFVEPCDAPESVQKTLTSEKLEQIKFPGDLITRGIGMTWNRRNSMAASLHVYPGIRPMLSSLYLSNKKPYLVHGLSTIMEISSTMENLNLSNTEVKIAGEMDKGHQLEPEGMCADRSAVCTTFRDKSTNMSTLLELFPRLLSLDGQETLSGSKCAVEAPKCLPMYKGSFSGSDQVNSQILQFLQHYYLIHDYGDRQGLLGFYHDEACFFLTIPFHSRDSGL is encoded by the exons ATGTTGTTGTCAATTTTAGAGCACACTGATAAAGTGAACTCTTTACAAAGAAGAGCACGAAGCTCGGGTATTTACCGAAGGCAATATGCCTGTTGGTCTGAACCGGTCACTTCCCAGCAACAGCAAGACAGAGATTCAAAAGAAAGTGATGCTCGTATGGACATCCAAGGAAGATA TGCTCCCTATGCCATTCCATCCCATCACTGGAGAAGTAGTTTTCAGAGAAAAGACCAAATGCATGTTAACATGGAGACAGACCAAAAGCCTCCGGagagaacaatgaaaacaaatagaCAGGATGAGACTTTGGGAAGCTGGTTCAAGATTATT attCCCTTTGGTACAAAATATGATGAGAAGTGGCTGATGAATTTGATTCAGAAGAAGTGCAGTGTCCCCTTTACTGCAGTCGAA TTTCACTATGAGAAAATGCAGGCCCAGTTCTTTGTAGAGAATGCAAACGTTGCCTGTGCATTGAAGAATGTCAGCGGCAAGATTTGCAATGAGGATAATGAAAAG ATATCTATCTTTGTTGAGCCCTGTGATGCACCCGAATCTGTGCAGAAGACACTGACATCTGAAAAGTTGGAGCAGATAAAG TTTCCTGGAGACTTGATAACACGTGGTATTGGAATGACATGGAACCGTAGAAATAGCATGGCTGCTTCCCTGCACGTCTATCCAGGGATCAGGCCCATG CTTTCATCTTTGTACTTGAGCAACAAGAAACCCTACTTAGTGCATGGCCTGTCCACCATTATGGAGATTTCTTCCACCATGGAGAACTTGAATCTCTCCAACACTGAG GTGAAGATTGCAGGAGAGATGGACAAGGGTCATCAGCTGGAACCAGAAGGGATGTGTGCAGACAGAAGCGCTGTGTGCACCACCTTCCGTGATAAGTCAACCAACATGAG CACCCTCCTGGAGTTGTTCCCCAGGTTACTAAGCTTG gATGGCCAGGAGACACTCTCAGGTTCTAAATGTGCTGTGGAAGCCCCCAAGTGCTTACCAATGTACAAG GGAAGTTTCTCTGGATCTGATCAGGTGAACAGTCAAATCCTGCAATTCCTGCAGCA CTATTATTTGATCCATGACTATGGAGATCGCCAGGGACTGCTGGGCTTTTATCATGACGAGGCCTGCTTCTTCCTGACCATTCCATTCCACTCCAGGGACTCAGGCTTGTGA